A single window of Plasmodium reichenowi strain SY57 chromosome 14, whole genome shotgun sequence DNA harbors:
- a CDS encoding 60S ribosomal protein L5, putative, protein MAYVKVVKNKAYFKRYQVKYRRRREGKTDYRARKALILQDKNKYNAQKLRFVVRKTNSQVICQIACAHIEGDKILAEAKSKELIRYGIPVGLKNYAAAYATGLLCARRFLKSLNLDTQFLGVEKVTGEIETNEDKEDEEGRKPIKAFLDVGITRTTTGNRVFAALKGACDGGLNIPHGNNRFPGSKNEFNPEQLRKNILGIHVAEYMKTLQEEDNDKYKTHFNDYLKNNIGADDIEQMYLNAHEKIRKNPEKESKDTKNVKKFVSKHEKPKKLNAKLRKKRVKEKLALYVEKLQ, encoded by the exons ATGGCATATGTAAAGGttgttaaaaataaagcATACTTTAAAAGGTACCAAGTGAAATATAGAAGAAGAAGAG AGGGAAAAACCGACTACAGGGCTAGGAAAGCTTTAATATTACAAGACAAGAATAAGTATAATGCTCAAAAGCTTCGTTTTGTTGTTCGTAAAACAAATAGTCAGGTAATATGCCAAATAGCTTGTGCTCATATTGAAGGAGATAAAATATTAGCAGAAGCAAAGTCAAAAGAATTAATAAGATACGGTATCCCTGTTGGATTAAAGAATTATGCAGCTGCTTATGCCACCGGTTTATTGTGTGCACGTCGTTTTTTAAAATCTTTAAATTTAGATACTCAATTCTTAGGTGTTGAGAAAGTAACAGGAGAAATAGAAACTAATGAAGATAAAGAAGATGAGGAAGGAAGAAAACCAATAAAAGCATTCTTAGATGTAGGGATAACAAGAACAACAACAGGAAATCGTGTATTTGCTGCATTGAAAGGAGCTTGTGATGGTGGATTGAATATTCCTCATGGAAATAATAGATTTCCAGGTTCCAAAAATGAATTCAACCCCGAGCAgttaagaaaaaatattttagGTATCCATGTAGCTGAATATATGAAAACATTACAAGAAGAGGATAATGACAAATACAAAACTCATTTCAatgattatttaaaaaataatataggAGCTGATGATATCGAGCAAATGTATCTAAATGCACATGAAAAAATTAGGAAGAATCCGGAAAAAGAATCAAAGGATACAAAGaatgttaaaaaatttgTATCTAAGCATGAAAAACCTAAGAAGCTTAACGCCAAActtagaaaaaaaagagtCAAGGAAAAg ttgGCTTTATATGTCGAAAAATTACAATAA
- a CDS encoding 60S ribosomal protein L7-3, putative, whose amino-acid sequence MAKDKKKQKKPSKKTPAPCPLSTKVTVKKEIKKEKKTGIKDNPLIFEKKKRSNIIGVGVRPKKDLSKYVKWPRYIRIQRKKKILLQRLKVPPSINQFNHTLPKSQTQDLLNFLKAYKPESKTDKKQRLLNKAKEALNKNITKDKKPLFLKYGINHITKLVENKKANLVVIANDVSPIELVLFLPALCRLKEVPYCIVKDKATLGKLVHKKTATAVCLENVKKEDQEKLDYFAKVCKENFNDNVDLRRKWGGQKMSAKSMLLKKMKDKARKIEEAKKKEISAKL is encoded by the exons atg GCTAAAgataagaaaaaacaaaaaaaacCCTCCAAAAAAACACCAGCACCTTGCCCCTTATCAACAAAAGTAACAgtgaaaaaagaaataaagaAGGAAAAGAAAACGGGAATTAAAGATAACCCTTtaatttttgaaaaaaaaaagagaagCAATATTATTGGTGTTGGAGTACGTCCAAAAAAAGATTTATCGAAATATGTTAAATGGCCAAGATATATAAGAATAcaaagaaagaaaaaaattttattacaaAGATTAAAGGTTCCCCCTTCAATTAACCAATTTAACCACACACTTCCTAAGAGTCAA ACACAAGATTTATTGAACTTTTTAAAGGCTTATAAACCTGAATCCAAAACCGATAAAAAACAGAGATTGTTAAATAAAGCTAAAGAGGCTTTAAACAAAAACATTACAAAAGATAAAAAGCCACTATTTCTTAAATACGGAATAAATCATATTACCAAATTAGTTGAGAATAAAAAGGCTAATCTTGTTGTTATAGCTAATGATGTATCCCCAATTGAATTAGTTTTATTTCTTCCGGCCTTATGCAGATTGAAGGAAGTACCTTACTGTATTGTTAAAGACAAAGCTACCTTAGGAAAGCTTgtacataaaaaaacaGCAACTGCAGTATGTCTtgaaaatgtaaaaaaagaagaCCAAGAAAAATTAGACTACTTCGCAAAAGTTTGTAAAGAAAACTTTAACGATAATGTTGATTTGAGAAGAAAATGGGGAGGACAAAAAATGAGTGCTAAATCGATgttattgaaaaaaatgaaagatAAAGCAAGAAAAATTGAAGAAGCCAAAAAGAAGGAAATATCTGCAAAATTATAa